The following coding sequences are from one Saprospiraceae bacterium window:
- a CDS encoding ribonucleotide-diphosphate reductase subunit beta, whose translation MNQLPEPLLTENPNRFVIFPIQHDDIWAFYKNAEASFWVAEELDLQSDIADWQYKLNDDERHFIKHVLAFFAASDGIVNENLAENMLRSVQFPEAKFFYGFQIMMENIHSETYSLLIDTYIKDAKEKDFLFHAIDHLDCVKGKADWALRWISKGSFVEQLIAFAVVEGIFFSGSFCAIFWLKKRGLMPGLSHSNELIARDEGMHCDFACMLYNQYIQNKIPKSKIEAIITEAVEIEKNFVTDAIPVALIGMNASLMCQYIEFVADRLLVALGNEKVYKVENPFPWMELISMQGKTNFFEKRVAEYQKAGVKTGTEKKVFTVDEEF comes from the coding sequence ATGAACCAGCTTCCAGAGCCATTATTGACCGAAAATCCCAATCGTTTTGTAATTTTCCCTATTCAACATGATGATATTTGGGCATTTTACAAAAATGCAGAGGCTTCGTTCTGGGTAGCTGAAGAGTTGGACCTTCAATCTGACATAGCTGATTGGCAGTACAAGCTCAATGATGATGAGAGGCATTTTATAAAACATGTATTGGCATTTTTTGCAGCAAGTGATGGAATTGTGAACGAGAACTTGGCAGAGAATATGCTTAGGTCGGTCCAGTTTCCCGAAGCTAAATTCTTCTATGGTTTTCAGATAATGATGGAGAATATACATTCTGAAACCTACTCCTTGTTGATTGATACTTATATCAAAGATGCAAAGGAAAAGGACTTTTTGTTCCATGCTATTGATCACCTAGACTGTGTTAAAGGCAAAGCGGATTGGGCATTGAGGTGGATTTCAAAGGGGAGTTTTGTTGAACAATTGATCGCATTTGCAGTAGTGGAAGGGATCTTTTTCAGCGGATCATTTTGTGCCATCTTCTGGTTAAAAAAACGTGGATTAATGCCGGGATTGAGCCATTCGAATGAGTTGATCGCTCGAGATGAAGGCATGCATTGTGATTTTGCCTGCATGCTTTACAACCAATATATCCAAAACAAGATACCTAAATCCAAAATAGAAGCCATCATTACAGAGGCAGTTGAAATCGAGAAAAATTTTGTGACAGACGCCATACCAGTGGCCTTGATCGGGATGAATGCGAGCCTCATGTGTCAGTATATCGAATTCGTAGCAGACAGACTACTCGTCGCTTTGGGCAATGAGAAGGTCTATAAAGTTGAAAATCCATTCCCTTGGATGGAACTAATTTCTATGCAAGGCAAAACCAATTTCTTTGAAAAGAGAGTAGCTGAATACCAGAAAGCTGGAGTAAAAACCGGCACTGAGAAAAAAGTATTCACAGTAGACGAGGAGTTTTAA
- a CDS encoding ribonucleoside-diphosphate reductase subunit alpha, translating to MQVIKRNGKKEAVSFDKITARIKKLCYSLDSQFVEPIEIAKKVIQGLYDGVSTSDLDNLAAETAASLAAMHPDYALLAARIAVSNLHKNSNKSFSETMEALYDYIDPKTQQKAGLIGEETMQVILKHRDTLDSAIIYDRDYSFDYFGFKTLEKSYLLKMHNKVVERPQHLLMRTAIGIHGHDVEAAIETYHLMSEKWFVHATPTLFNAGTPKPQLSSCFLLSMTDDSISGIFETLSRCAKISQSAGGIGLSIHNVRAKGSYIKGTGGTSNGVIPMLKVFNDTARYVDQGGGKRKGAFAIYLEPWHADIEDFLDLKKNHGKEEMRARDLFYAMWMPDLFMKRVKENAKWSLFCPNEAPGLYDSYGVEFETLYEKYEQQGKARKTINAQDLWFSILESQIETGTPYILYKDAANKKSNQQNLGTIRSSNLCTEILEYTSEDEVAVCNLASISLPKYVIDGRFDFDKLIEVTRVVTRNLNKIIDINYYPIPEARNSNLRHRPIGIGVQGLADAFIKLRLPFDSEGARKLNIEIFEAIYYGAVSESCDLAKQHGAYQSFEGSPISKGLFQFDLWDVTPSANYDWNKLREEVKKYGVRNSLLLAPMPTASTSQILGNNECFEPYTSNFYTRRTLSGEYIVVNKHLLEDLIRLGLWNQEMKEQLMASNGSVQHIHQIPQDLKELYKTAWEISQRSIIDMSADRGAYICQSQSLNLFLENATFGKLSSMHFHAWQRGLKTGMYYLRTKAAVDPIKFTLSEKHQRKFVAANGEATNMIEEVEMVPQKQTAMAKEDILQMLHAVEPIQQQFEEGKVCDMSEGCESCSA from the coding sequence ATGCAAGTCATTAAACGAAATGGCAAGAAGGAAGCTGTCAGCTTTGACAAGATTACCGCCAGGATAAAAAAATTATGCTATTCTCTTGACAGTCAGTTTGTTGAACCTATTGAGATCGCAAAAAAAGTAATTCAGGGATTGTACGACGGAGTGAGTACTTCTGATCTGGATAATCTGGCTGCAGAGACAGCTGCTTCACTCGCAGCAATGCATCCAGATTATGCATTATTGGCAGCACGGATAGCTGTGTCTAATCTCCACAAAAACAGCAACAAATCCTTCTCAGAAACCATGGAGGCTTTGTATGATTATATAGATCCTAAAACTCAACAGAAGGCTGGCTTGATTGGAGAGGAAACTATGCAGGTGATTCTCAAGCATCGGGATACTTTAGATTCAGCTATTATTTATGACAGAGATTACAGCTTTGATTATTTCGGATTCAAAACACTCGAAAAGTCATACCTATTGAAAATGCATAACAAGGTCGTAGAGAGACCACAACACCTTCTGATGAGGACGGCGATAGGGATTCACGGCCATGATGTAGAGGCAGCAATTGAGACCTACCATTTAATGTCTGAAAAGTGGTTTGTTCATGCCACACCTACTTTATTCAATGCCGGTACACCCAAACCACAACTATCATCCTGTTTCCTGCTGTCTATGACAGATGATTCTATATCGGGGATTTTTGAAACATTGAGCAGATGCGCTAAGATCTCGCAATCCGCCGGGGGTATAGGTTTAAGCATACACAACGTCAGAGCAAAAGGAAGCTATATCAAAGGTACTGGTGGCACCAGCAACGGTGTTATTCCAATGCTGAAAGTATTCAATGATACTGCACGGTATGTGGATCAGGGTGGAGGAAAAAGGAAAGGTGCTTTCGCTATCTATCTGGAGCCTTGGCATGCGGATATCGAAGATTTCCTGGACCTCAAGAAAAATCATGGCAAGGAGGAAATGAGAGCAAGAGATTTATTCTACGCAATGTGGATGCCTGACTTATTCATGAAACGTGTTAAAGAAAATGCCAAGTGGTCATTGTTTTGTCCAAATGAAGCTCCAGGTCTTTATGATTCGTATGGTGTTGAATTTGAAACACTTTACGAGAAGTATGAGCAGCAAGGTAAAGCAAGGAAAACAATTAATGCCCAAGATCTGTGGTTCTCTATATTGGAAAGTCAGATAGAAACAGGAACGCCATACATACTTTATAAAGATGCTGCAAACAAAAAGTCAAATCAACAAAATCTTGGGACTATTCGATCATCAAACTTGTGCACGGAAATTCTGGAGTACACATCAGAGGATGAAGTAGCAGTGTGCAATCTTGCGAGTATTTCGCTACCAAAATATGTTATAGACGGGCGTTTTGATTTTGATAAGTTGATCGAAGTAACCAGGGTAGTAACGCGCAATCTTAATAAAATAATCGATATTAATTATTACCCTATCCCGGAAGCACGAAACTCAAATCTGCGCCACCGTCCGATAGGAATCGGTGTTCAAGGCCTTGCCGACGCCTTTATCAAATTGAGATTGCCATTCGACAGTGAAGGAGCAAGAAAATTAAATATTGAAATTTTTGAAGCAATCTATTACGGTGCTGTCTCAGAATCTTGTGACCTAGCCAAGCAACACGGAGCATACCAAAGTTTTGAAGGTTCACCTATCAGTAAAGGATTGTTTCAATTCGATCTCTGGGATGTAACACCTTCAGCAAATTATGATTGGAACAAATTGAGGGAGGAAGTTAAAAAGTACGGAGTCCGTAATAGCTTGCTCTTAGCACCAATGCCGACAGCAAGTACCTCTCAAATATTGGGAAATAACGAATGTTTTGAACCCTATACCTCAAATTTCTATACAAGGAGAACCTTATCTGGTGAATACATAGTAGTCAATAAACATTTGCTTGAAGATTTGATCAGACTGGGATTATGGAACCAAGAAATGAAGGAGCAGCTCATGGCTTCCAACGGCTCGGTACAACATATTCATCAGATTCCACAGGATTTGAAGGAGCTATACAAGACGGCTTGGGAGATCAGCCAGAGATCTATTATCGATATGAGTGCTGACCGAGGTGCATACATTTGTCAAAGCCAAAGTTTGAATTTGTTTCTTGAGAATGCAACATTTGGCAAATTGTCATCGATGCATTTTCACGCATGGCAACGCGGACTCAAGACGGGTATGTACTACTTAAGGACCAAAGCTGCCGTCGACCCCATTAAGTTCACACTTTCAGAGAAGCACCAGCGAAAGTTTGTCGCTGCAAATGGTGAAGCAACCAACATGATAGAAGAAGTAGAGATGGTGCCACAAAAGCAGACAGCCATGGCTAAAGAGGATATTCTTCAAATGTTGCATGCTGTCGAGCCAATACAACAGCAATTCGAAGAAGGGAAAGTATGCGATATGTCTGAAGGATGCGAATCATGTAGCGCATAA
- the dnaK gene encoding molecular chaperone DnaK, with translation MGKIIGIDLGTTNSCVAVMEGNEPVVITNDEGRRTTPSVVAFLDNGERKVGDPAKRQAITNPQKTVASIKRFMGARYDEAGKEISRMAYKVAKGDNNTTRVDIDGRMYSPQEISAIILQKMKKTAEDFLGQSVSEAVITVPAYFNDSQRQATKEAGEIAGLTVKRIINEPTAAALAYGLDKKNKDMTIVVYDLGGGTFDVSVLDLGEGVFEVKSTNGDTHLGGDDFDQVIIDHLAETFKSQENIDLRRDPMALQRLKEAAEKAKIELSSSTESEINLPYITSVDGVPKHLVMKLSRAKFEQLADQLVQRTIKPCADALKDAGLSKNDIDEVILVGGSTRIPKIQQVVEEFFGKKPNKGVNPDEVVAIGAAIQGGVLTGEVKDVLLLDVTPLSMGIETMGGVYDVVIEANSTIPTKKSKVYSTAADNQPSVEIHILQGERPMARDNRSVGRFILDGIPPAPRGVPQVEVTFDIDANGILNVSAKDKGTGKQQNVRIEASTGLSKEEIERMKNEASMNADADKNARERADKINEADSVIFQTEKQLKEIGDKIPADKKQQIESNLAALKTAHQSQDLEQIKTHLEALNAAWMAASQDIYQATQGDENAAQNGSNGENAHQTNTGSEGVTDVEFEEVNNN, from the coding sequence ATGGGAAAAATAATTGGAATAGACTTAGGAACAACAAACTCGTGTGTAGCAGTGATGGAAGGCAACGAACCTGTAGTCATAACAAATGATGAAGGGCGTCGCACAACTCCATCCGTAGTAGCATTTTTGGACAATGGGGAACGTAAAGTAGGTGATCCCGCTAAAAGACAGGCTATCACTAATCCTCAAAAAACAGTTGCGTCGATAAAAAGATTCATGGGAGCCAGATATGATGAAGCTGGAAAAGAAATCTCAAGGATGGCTTATAAAGTTGCAAAAGGAGATAATAATACAACTCGTGTTGATATTGACGGCAGAATGTATTCTCCCCAAGAAATTTCAGCTATCATTCTACAAAAAATGAAAAAAACTGCTGAAGATTTTCTGGGACAATCTGTTTCAGAAGCTGTAATTACAGTGCCTGCATACTTCAACGACTCTCAAAGACAAGCGACCAAAGAAGCCGGAGAAATTGCTGGCCTCACAGTTAAGAGAATCATCAATGAACCAACGGCAGCTGCACTGGCTTATGGACTCGACAAGAAAAATAAAGACATGACCATCGTCGTATATGATTTAGGAGGTGGTACATTTGACGTTTCTGTCCTGGATTTGGGTGAAGGAGTTTTTGAAGTAAAATCGACAAATGGTGACACGCATTTAGGTGGAGATGACTTTGACCAAGTAATCATCGATCATCTGGCTGAAACTTTCAAATCTCAAGAAAATATCGATTTAAGAAGAGATCCAATGGCTTTGCAGAGACTGAAAGAAGCTGCAGAAAAAGCCAAAATTGAATTGTCAAGCTCAACTGAATCTGAAATCAATTTGCCTTATATTACATCAGTAGACGGTGTGCCAAAGCACTTGGTCATGAAACTTTCTCGGGCCAAATTTGAGCAACTCGCTGACCAGTTGGTTCAGCGAACGATCAAGCCTTGTGCAGATGCATTGAAAGATGCTGGTTTGAGCAAAAATGACATTGATGAAGTAATATTGGTTGGCGGCTCTACAAGAATTCCCAAGATTCAACAAGTCGTTGAAGAGTTTTTCGGAAAAAAGCCAAACAAAGGTGTAAACCCCGATGAAGTGGTAGCAATCGGTGCAGCAATCCAAGGTGGTGTTTTGACCGGTGAAGTGAAAGATGTCTTGCTTTTGGACGTAACACCTTTGTCCATGGGTATAGAAACAATGGGTGGTGTATATGATGTGGTAATCGAGGCAAATTCGACCATTCCAACCAAAAAGTCTAAAGTATATTCTACCGCTGCGGACAATCAACCTTCAGTTGAAATTCACATTCTGCAAGGCGAGAGACCTATGGCGAGAGACAACCGTTCTGTGGGTAGATTTATCCTGGATGGTATCCCACCGGCACCAAGAGGTGTACCGCAAGTTGAAGTGACATTTGACATCGATGCAAATGGTATCTTAAATGTCTCTGCAAAAGATAAAGGAACAGGAAAGCAACAAAATGTACGCATAGAAGCATCAACAGGTCTTTCAAAAGAAGAAATAGAAAGAATGAAAAATGAAGCTTCAATGAATGCCGATGCAGATAAAAATGCAAGGGAACGCGCTGACAAAATCAATGAAGCTGACTCTGTCATTTTCCAAACAGAAAAGCAACTTAAAGAGATAGGCGATAAAATCCCTGCTGACAAAAAGCAACAAATAGAATCAAATCTAGCTGCATTGAAGACTGCGCATCAGTCTCAAGACCTTGAACAAATTAAAACTCACTTGGAAGCGCTCAATGCTGCCTGGATGGCTGCAAGTCAAGACATTTACCAAGCAACGCAAGGCGATGAAAATGCAGCTCAAAATGGTTCTAATGGAGAAAATGCTCATCAAACTAACACAGGAAGCGAAGGCGTTACTGATGTTGAATTCGAAGAAGTGAATAATAATTAA
- a CDS encoding PD40 domain-containing protein, giving the protein MKQKNIFFILAVLFFHVGVYGQTKSSILSQADKSMAEKNYYDALNKYKEALEFDVEDVQVMHKLAESGRLFNSFKIAAEYYTKVLEHNDNNLFPLAGYWLGQVKQRMGDYDGARVAYNTYKSERGGEDAYYSAIADKEIKACEWAINQVNHPVKGTTITRLGNDVNTEFSEFAPVSMGDKFMFSSMRFPNMENTTLPKKYISNILESNRGSQPKLMEQAAFRKGGQSVGNLAYSSDKKSAYFTICDHLNYHDTRCDIYRCTIDEKGNFGEAVKCPESINSSSSSQTHPNIGFNTELSKDVLYFSSNRTGGKGGYDLWYSVIDKEGNYSEPMNLGSLNTAQDDISPSFDSQSRTMYYSSNGHLGLGGFDVYSVRQLTGGWGTIKNMGSPLNSSYDDIYFAKGAKPKEYFLASNRTGAKYIDDLNEACCLDIFTAHIESCDINLKTLVYETGTNIDLNNSTIKLYDLQDPKATPLIVQTGDSNLGEFPIQCDREYKLEVSKPGYIPASVVFMSTKPGEATDMVKKIYLTPEAVKLDVMTFDKKTKQELTGCTVTFLDLDSLGFQPVIINNLPGNSQQFEVVRCHRYRITVSKPGYAQTTNEVKIDCKANGIITEKVYLNKILNSMLPLVLYFDNDRPNPRSNSKTTNLSYFQTFAAYYPKKAEFIRNYLRLTTKDNTDLSAKINMENFFDFEIKGGKEKLELFLNILETELSQGKIFDIVLKGFASPRANNDYNYNLSQRRVRSVENEFSRYKKGVLLKYIKNGSLKISQEQYGEDTAPKSIIDDISDMRSIYMIDASRERRVEIIEVR; this is encoded by the coding sequence ATGAAACAGAAAAATATATTTTTCATTTTGGCTGTGTTGTTTTTTCACGTAGGTGTGTATGGCCAAACAAAAAGTTCCATTTTATCTCAGGCCGATAAATCGATGGCCGAGAAAAATTATTATGATGCTCTCAATAAGTATAAAGAAGCACTTGAATTTGATGTTGAAGACGTACAGGTGATGCATAAATTGGCTGAGTCTGGAAGACTGTTTAATTCATTTAAAATTGCTGCGGAGTATTATACTAAAGTTTTGGAACATAATGATAACAATCTGTTTCCTTTAGCAGGTTACTGGTTGGGACAGGTCAAACAAAGGATGGGAGATTATGATGGTGCACGAGTAGCTTACAATACTTATAAAAGCGAAAGAGGGGGAGAAGATGCCTATTATTCAGCCATAGCTGACAAAGAAATTAAAGCTTGTGAATGGGCAATCAATCAAGTCAATCATCCTGTAAAAGGCACCACTATTACTCGTTTGGGAAATGATGTCAATACTGAATTTTCTGAGTTTGCTCCTGTATCGATGGGCGACAAGTTTATGTTCAGCTCTATGCGATTTCCAAATATGGAAAATACGACATTACCAAAGAAGTATATTTCAAATATATTGGAATCAAACAGAGGCTCCCAGCCAAAATTGATGGAGCAAGCAGCTTTCAGAAAGGGCGGTCAAAGTGTTGGGAATCTAGCCTATTCATCTGATAAAAAATCTGCATACTTTACAATTTGTGATCATCTCAATTATCATGACACAAGGTGTGATATTTATCGATGTACCATTGATGAAAAAGGAAATTTTGGTGAAGCAGTAAAGTGTCCGGAGAGTATAAATTCTTCAAGCAGCAGTCAAACTCATCCAAATATTGGTTTCAATACAGAATTGTCTAAAGATGTGTTGTACTTCAGTTCAAATCGAACAGGTGGTAAAGGAGGTTATGATCTATGGTACAGCGTAATTGACAAAGAGGGTAACTATTCTGAGCCAATGAATTTGGGTAGTCTGAACACTGCCCAAGATGATATAAGTCCTTCATTCGATTCGCAGAGCAGAACGATGTATTACAGTTCAAATGGGCATCTTGGACTAGGAGGCTTTGATGTATATTCAGTGAGGCAGTTAACAGGAGGCTGGGGAACGATTAAAAATATGGGATCACCTTTGAATTCAAGTTATGATGATATTTATTTTGCAAAAGGCGCCAAGCCAAAAGAGTATTTTCTAGCTTCGAATCGGACAGGAGCAAAATATATAGACGATTTGAATGAAGCTTGTTGTTTGGATATTTTTACTGCTCATATTGAGTCATGTGATATTAATCTTAAAACTTTGGTATATGAGACCGGAACTAATATAGATCTCAACAATTCAACGATTAAATTATATGATCTCCAAGATCCGAAAGCTACGCCGCTAATTGTGCAGACCGGTGATAGTAACCTGGGTGAATTCCCTATTCAATGCGACCGAGAATACAAGTTGGAAGTATCTAAACCGGGATACATTCCTGCGTCAGTAGTTTTTATGAGCACAAAACCTGGCGAAGCTACAGATATGGTGAAGAAAATTTACCTGACACCTGAAGCCGTGAAGTTAGATGTAATGACTTTTGATAAAAAGACAAAACAAGAGTTGACCGGATGTACTGTTACATTCCTGGATTTAGATTCACTTGGATTTCAACCTGTTATCATTAATAATCTTCCTGGAAATTCTCAACAGTTTGAAGTAGTGAGATGTCATCGTTACAGAATAACTGTGAGTAAACCCGGTTATGCCCAGACTACTAACGAAGTTAAAATTGATTGCAAGGCAAATGGTATCATTACTGAGAAAGTGTATTTGAACAAGATACTAAATAGTATGCTGCCGTTGGTATTGTATTTTGATAATGATAGACCAAATCCAAGGTCAAATTCAAAAACTACGAATCTTTCCTATTTCCAAACATTTGCAGCTTACTATCCTAAAAAAGCAGAGTTCATAAGGAATTACCTTCGATTGACAACTAAAGACAATACTGATCTATCTGCTAAAATAAACATGGAAAATTTCTTTGATTTTGAAATTAAAGGTGGCAAAGAAAAGTTGGAATTGTTTTTAAATATTTTAGAAACTGAATTAAGCCAAGGTAAAATATTTGATATAGTATTGAAAGGCTTTGCAAGCCCTAGAGCAAACAACGATTACAATTATAATTTAAGTCAGAGACGGGTAAGGTCTGTTGAGAATGAGTTCAGCCGCTACAAGAAAGGAGTGTTGCTCAAATACATAAAGAACGGTAGTTTAAAAATATCGCAAGAACAATACGGAGAAGATACAGCACCTAAATCGATCATTGACGATATTTCAGATATGAGATCTATTTATATGATTGATGCTTCCCGAGAAAGACGAGTTGAAATAATTGAAGTAAGATGA
- a CDS encoding PorP/SprF family type IX secretion system membrane protein, protein MNRYLAQGLLSICFFLLGFKAIAQDIHHSQFYTSPINVNPALTGVFNGDVRAALNYRNQWFVNDLVKYMTFTGSVDKRFYPKKWTTKGIFSGGLLMNYDQAGDSKLSLAYVGISVSYAYPITPRNIISAGVLLGGSNRRFLTENLTWDEQYNGSQYVPGSPSGETFDKTNHNFFDVATGLNYRWQKSKRTKIDFGAGLFHLNKPEQKFFDQSASSKLPLRLNINLTPNFQLTKRLDLLLHGQFQQQSVYNETVVGLYGKIYAGTKRGKELALLLGLATRFERDFIPKIALEYNQWYAGFSYDVNTSPWKKATNGRGGPEFSLIYIFTKARPLAEAKACPIL, encoded by the coding sequence GTGAACAGATATTTAGCCCAAGGTTTGCTCAGTATATGCTTTTTCCTATTGGGGTTTAAAGCAATTGCTCAGGATATTCATCATTCTCAATTTTATACTTCACCAATTAATGTCAATCCTGCATTGACAGGAGTTTTTAATGGAGACGTGAGAGCAGCGTTAAACTATCGAAATCAGTGGTTTGTAAATGATTTAGTGAAGTATATGACCTTTACGGGTTCGGTGGATAAAAGATTTTATCCAAAAAAATGGACGACTAAAGGGATTTTTTCAGGGGGATTGCTCATGAATTATGATCAAGCCGGTGATTCTAAATTGAGTTTAGCTTATGTCGGTATTTCGGTTTCATATGCTTATCCTATCACTCCCAGGAATATTATTTCTGCAGGAGTTCTGTTGGGGGGCTCTAATCGCAGATTTTTAACAGAAAATTTGACTTGGGATGAACAATATAACGGATCACAATATGTGCCTGGTAGTCCAAGTGGTGAGACATTTGATAAAACAAACCATAACTTCTTTGATGTTGCTACAGGTCTCAACTATCGATGGCAAAAGTCTAAGAGAACAAAAATAGACTTCGGAGCTGGTCTATTTCATTTAAATAAACCTGAGCAGAAGTTTTTTGATCAGTCAGCCTCATCAAAATTGCCGCTAAGGCTGAACATTAATTTGACACCCAATTTTCAGCTTACCAAAAGACTGGATTTACTCTTGCACGGACAATTCCAGCAACAATCAGTATACAATGAAACTGTAGTAGGTTTGTATGGTAAAATATATGCGGGAACAAAGAGAGGCAAAGAATTGGCTTTGCTCTTGGGTCTTGCAACCAGGTTTGAAAGAGATTTTATTCCTAAAATCGCTTTAGAGTATAATCAATGGTATGCTGGATTTAGCTACGATGTCAATACTTCTCCTTGGAAGAAAGCGACTAATGGAAGAGGGGGACCTGAGTTCTCATTGATCTATATTTTTACGAAGGCCAGACCATTGGCTGAAGCTAAAGCATGTCCTATTTTATAA
- a CDS encoding DUF4249 family protein, with amino-acid sequence MRGFNFKLSVLSVVCLVTLFGCSEDFELTEKWKDIPVVYGFLNRADSAHYIRLEKVFVSEDISASTIAKNADSLYYNDAFVKLFNLSTRNEFILTRVDASKEGYTRDTGAFATVPNYMYKLPKIAGQFHSNDSVMLIIDRQNGLPLVTAKIKMIKDLVFSIPDTSQNIKVLSFVPDNIQSFAWATSDASLFSFDIIIHVQEKNTQTGAITVRSIKLAKLRDAPNKSVTFTNNDFYDALASQLTVDPNITRFLKDVSLDLRAGGPEIQSLNDLVRANTGVTASQEIPRYTNLSEGFGIFSSTHSIVLAMNIDQKTLTEIRKNNSTRLLNF; translated from the coding sequence ATGCGTGGTTTTAATTTTAAGTTAAGTGTTCTTTCCGTAGTTTGCCTTGTTACACTTTTTGGATGTAGTGAAGATTTTGAACTCACAGAAAAGTGGAAGGACATACCTGTAGTTTATGGTTTTTTGAACCGAGCAGATTCTGCACATTATATCAGACTAGAAAAAGTGTTCGTAAGTGAGGATATCAGTGCTTCTACAATTGCTAAAAACGCAGATTCGCTTTATTATAATGATGCGTTTGTAAAGCTTTTCAATCTGTCGACAAGGAATGAGTTTATTCTCACTCGAGTTGATGCTTCCAAGGAAGGCTACACTAGAGATACCGGCGCTTTTGCAACTGTACCTAACTACATGTACAAGCTCCCGAAAATTGCCGGACAATTTCATTCTAATGATTCTGTTATGCTCATTATAGATAGGCAGAATGGTTTGCCCCTTGTTACTGCTAAAATCAAAATGATAAAAGACCTCGTCTTCTCCATACCGGATACGAGCCAAAATATTAAAGTGCTTTCATTTGTACCTGATAATATTCAATCGTTTGCGTGGGCGACCTCGGATGCAAGCCTTTTTAGTTTTGATATTATCATTCATGTACAAGAAAAAAATACCCAAACCGGCGCCATCACTGTGAGGAGTATTAAATTAGCCAAACTGAGGGATGCCCCAAATAAGTCGGTGACCTTTACAAATAATGACTTTTATGATGCACTAGCCTCTCAACTTACAGTTGATCCTAATATCACCAGATTTCTGAAGGATGTAAGTTTGGATTTAAGAGCAGGTGGTCCGGAAATTCAATCCTTAAATGACCTAGTGAGGGCAAATACAGGAGTTACAGCCTCACAAGAAATACCTAGATATACGAATCTGTCTGAAGGATTTGGTATATTCAGCTCGACCCATTCAATTGTGCTGGCTATGAATATTGATCAAAAAACCTTGACAGAAATCAGGAAAAATAATTCCACAAGGCTGCTTAATTTTTAA
- a CDS encoding DUF3127 domain-containing protein — MSSFQISGKLTKIYPVETKGNNFQTQEFVLETQERYPQFVKFQLTQEMCGTIDKYNEGDQLNVSFNIRGREWQGKYFNNLSAWKIENSATSTPAGQSMLAEENLNQISPDDDLPF, encoded by the coding sequence ATGTCATCATTTCAAATTTCCGGAAAATTGACAAAAATTTATCCGGTAGAAACCAAAGGAAATAATTTTCAAACTCAAGAGTTTGTGCTTGAAACTCAGGAAAGATATCCTCAATTTGTCAAATTCCAGCTGACCCAAGAAATGTGTGGGACAATTGATAAGTACAATGAGGGAGATCAGCTCAATGTATCCTTTAATATCAGAGGGAGAGAATGGCAAGGTAAGTATTTCAACAACCTCTCAGCATGGAAAATCGAAAACAGTGCGACTTCAACTCCTGCAGGCCAGAGTATGTTGGCTGAAGAAAACCTGAATCAAATTTCACCGGACGATGATCTTCCATTTTAA